The Nycticebus coucang isolate mNycCou1 chromosome 5, mNycCou1.pri, whole genome shotgun sequence genome window below encodes:
- the CALHM6 gene encoding calcium homeostasis modulator protein 6 isoform X2 — protein sequence MDKFPWVLNLHFKHRKGLGVGLVTLLTVGGERIFSATVFQCPCTAAWNLSYSLAFMLVPALALLLLGFLLNARLWFMLTGCCRSEVSSISASKLHVVRECLEVTAAALLTPLVWVAVALLGGAFYECGASGIAALAGHLCSGRHQNCTTQLPLVPCGKATEPDVQDLLKELKAQSQLVFRSGNSGKSIGKRSRRSLKVKPPSMQLNWQKRMLNVSLRPRDQKGTKCQAVKNGRKSHRYILATQRNRTTAYCTNMLTEKKGMTVSHLLVKMQ from the exons ATGGACAAGTTTCCGTGGGTGCTGAACTTGCACTTCAAGCACCGCAAGGGGCTGGGCGTGGGCCTGGTGACCCTGCTGACCGTGGGTGGGGAGCGCATATTCTCCGCCACTGTGTTCCAGTGCCCCTGCACCGCCGCCTGGAACCTGAGCTACAGCCTGGCCTTCATGCTGGTGCCGGCGCTGGCGCTCCTGCTCCTGGGCTTCCTCCTGAACGCGCGCCTCTGGTTCATGCTGACCGGATGCTGCCGGTCAGAAGTCAGCTCCATAAGCGCCTCGAAGCTCCACGTCGTCCGTGAGTGTTTGGAAGTCACAGCGGCCGCCCTGCTCACGCCCCTGGTCTGGGTGGCGGTGGCGCTGCTCGGGGGCGCCTTCTACGAGTGCGGGGCCAGCGGGATCGCGGCCCTGGCGGGGCACCTGTGCTCCGGCCGCCACCAGAACTGCACAACCCAGCTGCCGCTGGTGCCCTGCGGCAAAGCCACCGAGCCCGACGTGCAGGACCTGCTGAAGGAGCTCAAGGCGCAGTCGCAG TTAGTTTTCCGCAGTGGAAATTCTGGAAAATCTATAGGGAAGAGGAGCAGAAGGTCCTTAAAAGTCAAACCACCGAGCATGCAACTGAATTGGCAAAAGAGAATGTTAAATGTTTCTTTGCGTCCTCGCGATCAGAAGGGTACAAAATGCCAAGCAGTGAAGAATGGCAGAAAATCTCATCGATATATACTTGCAACCCAAAGAAATCGTACTACAGCATATTGCACAAATATgttaacagaaaagaaaggaatgacaGTATCTCATCTTCTGGTGAAGATGCAGTGA
- the CALHM6 gene encoding calcium homeostasis modulator protein 6 isoform X1, producing the protein MDKFPWVLNLHFKHRKGLGVGLVTLLTVGGERIFSATVFQCPCTAAWNLSYSLAFMLVPALALLLLGFLLNARLWFMLTGCCRSEVSSISASKLHVVRECLEVTAAALLTPLVWVAVALLGGAFYECGASGIAALAGHLCSGRHQNCTTQLPLVPCGKATEPDVQDLLKELKAQSQVLGWILIAVVITIFMIFTCIFRCLSPVSFPQWKFWKIYREEEQKVLKSQTTEHATELAKENVKCFFASSRSEGYKMPSSEEWQKISSIYTCNPKKSYYSILHKYVNRKERNDSISSSGEDAVSPSHRFVDSSV; encoded by the exons ATGGACAAGTTTCCGTGGGTGCTGAACTTGCACTTCAAGCACCGCAAGGGGCTGGGCGTGGGCCTGGTGACCCTGCTGACCGTGGGTGGGGAGCGCATATTCTCCGCCACTGTGTTCCAGTGCCCCTGCACCGCCGCCTGGAACCTGAGCTACAGCCTGGCCTTCATGCTGGTGCCGGCGCTGGCGCTCCTGCTCCTGGGCTTCCTCCTGAACGCGCGCCTCTGGTTCATGCTGACCGGATGCTGCCGGTCAGAAGTCAGCTCCATAAGCGCCTCGAAGCTCCACGTCGTCCGTGAGTGTTTGGAAGTCACAGCGGCCGCCCTGCTCACGCCCCTGGTCTGGGTGGCGGTGGCGCTGCTCGGGGGCGCCTTCTACGAGTGCGGGGCCAGCGGGATCGCGGCCCTGGCGGGGCACCTGTGCTCCGGCCGCCACCAGAACTGCACAACCCAGCTGCCGCTGGTGCCCTGCGGCAAAGCCACCGAGCCCGACGTGCAGGACCTGCTGAAGGAGCTCAAGGCGCAGTCGCAG GTGCTAGGCTGGATCCTGATAGCAGTTGTTATCACCATATTTATGATTTTCACCTGTATTTTCCGATGCCTATCTCCAGTTAGTTTTCCGCAGTGGAAATTCTGGAAAATCTATAGGGAAGAGGAGCAGAAGGTCCTTAAAAGTCAAACCACCGAGCATGCAACTGAATTGGCAAAAGAGAATGTTAAATGTTTCTTTGCGTCCTCGCGATCAGAAGGGTACAAAATGCCAAGCAGTGAAGAATGGCAGAAAATCTCATCGATATATACTTGCAACCCAAAGAAATCGTACTACAGCATATTGCACAAATATgttaacagaaaagaaaggaatgacaGTATCTCATCTTCTGGTGAAGATGCAGTGAGTCCCAGCCATCGATTTGTAGATTCATCAGTATGA